From the Cupriavidus necator N-1 genome, one window contains:
- a CDS encoding phosphocholine-specific phospholipase C, producing MNPQSRRNFLKLAGGSAAATAALAAFPPSIRRALAIPANNATGTIRDVEHVVILMQENRSFDNYFGTLRGVRGFGDRFPIPLAGGLNVWQQTYTNGSTTRTVLPYHLDSSAGNAQRVSGTPHSYPDAQNAWDLGRMNKWPTYKQTQSMGYYTEAELDFQVALANAFTLCDAYHCSFHGGTNSNRLFHWTGTNDPSGANGGPVIDNSGDSFTGSAPPYTWKTYPERLEAAGVSWKVYQNMPDNFTDNPLAGFKQYRDANAARGNQANGSPYPAYTSADEAISPLLKGVANTMPDGGFLQSLRDDVAAGKLPQVSWIVAPATYSEHPGPSSPVQGAWYTQEVLNALTANPAVWSKTVLLINFDENDGYFDHVPPPCAPAYDGDTLAGATTLDPQQVRPEYHVDKHPYGPGPRVPMYVVSPWSRGGWVNSQVSDHTSVLRFLEARFGVAETNISSFRRAVAGDLTSAFNFVSPNTNPLPTLPSRDKASADAIRTAQGVLPQVPLPSASSQQMPQQETGTRPSRALPYELHVSAREDARDQRAVWLLFSNTGTAAAVFHVYDRLHLDRVPRRYMVEPGKELHGSWDVFASDDGKYDLWVLGPNGFHRAFRGNAGAVTAAGASAPEIRVCYDIANAAVYVDMINTGSAPCTFTVQPNAYRTDGPWTYEVPAGMQLQQHWPVARQGNWYDFTVTTAQGGFTRRFAGRIETGKDSVSDPAMGLNG from the coding sequence ATGAACCCGCAAAGCAGACGCAACTTCCTCAAGCTCGCCGGAGGCAGCGCCGCCGCCACCGCCGCGCTGGCGGCCTTCCCGCCGTCCATCCGCCGCGCGCTGGCGATCCCGGCCAACAACGCCACCGGCACCATCCGCGACGTCGAGCACGTGGTCATCCTGATGCAGGAAAACCGCTCGTTCGACAATTACTTCGGCACGCTGCGCGGCGTGCGCGGCTTTGGCGACCGCTTCCCGATCCCGCTGGCGGGCGGCCTGAATGTGTGGCAGCAGACCTATACTAACGGCAGCACCACCCGCACCGTGCTGCCTTACCACCTCGACAGCAGTGCCGGCAATGCGCAGCGCGTCAGCGGCACGCCGCACTCGTACCCGGATGCGCAGAACGCCTGGGACCTGGGCCGCATGAACAAGTGGCCGACCTACAAGCAGACCCAGTCGATGGGCTACTACACCGAAGCCGAACTGGACTTCCAGGTGGCCCTGGCCAATGCCTTCACCCTCTGCGACGCCTATCACTGCAGCTTCCATGGCGGCACCAACTCCAACCGCCTGTTCCACTGGACCGGCACCAATGACCCCAGCGGCGCCAACGGCGGGCCGGTGATCGACAACAGCGGCGACTCGTTCACGGGGTCGGCCCCGCCCTACACCTGGAAGACCTACCCGGAGCGCCTGGAAGCCGCCGGCGTGAGCTGGAAGGTCTACCAGAACATGCCGGACAACTTCACCGACAACCCGCTGGCGGGCTTCAAGCAATACCGCGACGCCAACGCCGCGCGCGGCAACCAGGCCAACGGCAGCCCCTACCCGGCATACACCAGCGCCGACGAAGCCATCAGCCCGCTGCTCAAGGGCGTGGCCAACACCATGCCTGACGGCGGCTTCCTGCAATCGCTGCGCGACGACGTTGCCGCGGGCAAGCTGCCGCAGGTGTCGTGGATCGTGGCGCCGGCGACGTACTCGGAGCACCCCGGGCCTTCCAGCCCGGTGCAGGGCGCCTGGTATACGCAAGAGGTGCTGAATGCCCTGACCGCCAACCCGGCGGTGTGGAGCAAGACCGTGCTGCTGATCAACTTCGACGAGAACGACGGCTACTTCGACCACGTGCCGCCGCCGTGCGCGCCCGCCTACGACGGCGACACGCTGGCCGGCGCCACCACGCTCGACCCACAACAGGTCAGGCCGGAATACCACGTCGACAAGCACCCCTACGGCCCCGGCCCGCGCGTGCCGATGTACGTGGTCTCGCCATGGAGCCGCGGCGGCTGGGTCAACTCGCAGGTGTCCGACCACACCTCGGTGCTGCGCTTCCTGGAAGCCCGCTTTGGCGTGGCCGAGACCAATATCAGCAGCTTCCGCCGTGCGGTGGCGGGCGACCTGACCTCGGCCTTCAACTTCGTCAGCCCAAACACCAACCCGCTGCCCACGCTGCCCAGCCGCGACAAGGCCAGCGCCGATGCCATCCGCACCGCGCAAGGCGTGCTGCCGCAAGTACCGCTGCCATCGGCCAGCAGCCAGCAGATGCCGCAGCAGGAGACCGGCACGCGCCCGTCGCGCGCCCTGCCCTATGAGCTGCACGTGAGCGCCCGAGAAGACGCCCGCGACCAGCGCGCGGTGTGGCTGCTGTTCAGCAACACCGGCACGGCGGCGGCGGTGTTCCACGTCTACGACCGCCTGCACCTGGACCGCGTGCCGCGCCGCTACATGGTCGAACCGGGCAAGGAACTGCATGGCAGCTGGGACGTCTTTGCCAGCGACGACGGCAAGTACGACCTGTGGGTGCTTGGCCCCAACGGCTTCCACCGCGCCTTCCGCGGCAATGCGGGGGCCGTGACCGCGGCGGGTGCCAGCGCCCCGGAGATCCGCGTCTGCTATGACATCGCCAATGCCGCGGTGTACGTGGACATGATCAACACCGGCAGCGCCCCCTGCACCTTCACCGTGCAGCCCAACGCCTACCGCACCGACGGTCCCTGGACCTACGAGGTGCCGGCCGGCATGCAGCTGCAGCAGCACTGGCCTGTGGCCCGCCAGGGCAACTGGTACGACTTCACCGTCACCACCGCGCAAGGCGGCTTCACGCGCCGCTTCGCCGGGCGCATCGAGACCGGCAAGGACAGCGTGTCCGATCCGGCGATGGGCCTCAACGGCTGA
- a CDS encoding LamG-like jellyroll fold domain-containing protein translates to MAGNLAPGSLAGMARGRVLAGTVIAALAATLAGCGGGDDAAPAAAPNDTTIKTPPPAGAGGPRVLLVGVDGATYAQVQGALLRRELPNLAQLNLVPTATGGMPGTITAQPPLDAPSWATVLTGAWANRHGIEDDTGSTALQAPTVFRYLRAAGKPGLQQGASTSSGALPGLLKAEQEAGMLDTLVDCAGVDSCVTQNAVRQVQSGYGVVFAQYSAPAQAAEAGGFGNGAYATALAGIDKALGELLGAVAARHQGQPAEDWLVMVTTSHGLDATGATTTVPTVENRTAFLATNKTLNGALARPGAAAPDTPADLSALPTEADIVPTLLAHAGVALDPATTRLDGSALTTATAGVRAIGASISQYNDAITLSWQNPTEAFGVTRVLRDGVQIASLGPEVRQFTDKAFNMATGLYQFNYTLVRNDVPVSYLVQIHYVKPVTLAPTLLNGLATYFSLDSKPFADAKNAATLGPWVASLDGGTLAADNFSGQSLQLDSRVDSYKLAYNAADIAQSPQFTIGFWFRTDCTQGNGTGEPILSNKNYISGANPGIAVALFGSCEIRFNLGSGSGKRDDINGMKVSANQWAYLALSVDAAAKRFSAYVIDPVLGVQKTENKAIANTDVTKLAGLGTGWGVNDDATHNYVGNNPGALKGVMGFNDLAMWTRVLSLDELKTVTGARQPLSTLNP, encoded by the coding sequence ATGGCAGGGAACCTTGCACCGGGCAGCCTGGCGGGGATGGCGCGCGGCCGTGTGCTGGCCGGCACCGTGATCGCCGCACTGGCAGCAACACTGGCGGGCTGCGGCGGCGGCGATGACGCCGCGCCGGCAGCCGCACCGAACGACACCACCATCAAGACCCCGCCGCCAGCCGGTGCCGGCGGCCCGCGCGTGCTGCTGGTGGGCGTGGACGGTGCCACCTATGCCCAGGTGCAGGGCGCACTCCTGCGGCGTGAGCTGCCCAACCTGGCCCAGCTGAACCTGGTGCCCACCGCTACCGGGGGCATGCCCGGCACCATCACCGCGCAGCCGCCGCTGGACGCGCCCAGCTGGGCCACGGTGCTGACCGGCGCCTGGGCCAACCGCCACGGCATCGAAGACGATACCGGCAGCACCGCACTGCAGGCCCCCACCGTATTCCGCTACCTGCGCGCGGCCGGCAAACCCGGCCTGCAGCAGGGCGCATCCACCAGTTCGGGGGCGCTGCCTGGCCTGCTCAAGGCCGAGCAGGAAGCTGGCATGCTCGATACGCTGGTTGACTGCGCCGGGGTCGACAGCTGCGTCACGCAGAACGCCGTACGGCAAGTGCAGTCCGGCTATGGCGTGGTGTTTGCGCAATACAGCGCGCCGGCACAGGCGGCGGAAGCCGGCGGCTTCGGCAACGGCGCCTATGCCACGGCCCTCGCGGGCATCGACAAGGCGCTGGGCGAACTGCTCGGCGCCGTCGCCGCGCGCCACCAGGGGCAGCCGGCCGAAGACTGGCTGGTGATGGTCACCACCAGCCACGGCCTGGATGCCACCGGCGCAACCACCACGGTGCCGACGGTGGAGAACCGCACCGCCTTCCTCGCCACCAACAAGACGCTCAACGGCGCGCTGGCCAGACCTGGCGCAGCAGCGCCGGACACCCCGGCGGACCTGTCCGCGCTGCCGACCGAAGCCGACATCGTCCCCACCCTGCTGGCCCATGCCGGCGTGGCGCTTGACCCGGCCACCACGCGGCTGGACGGTTCGGCGTTGACCACCGCCACCGCAGGCGTGCGCGCCATCGGCGCCAGCATCAGCCAGTACAACGACGCCATCACGCTGAGCTGGCAGAACCCGACCGAAGCCTTCGGCGTCACCCGCGTGCTGCGCGACGGCGTGCAGATCGCCTCGCTGGGACCGGAGGTGCGGCAGTTCACCGACAAGGCCTTCAACATGGCCACGGGCCTGTACCAGTTCAACTACACGCTGGTGCGCAATGACGTGCCGGTGTCGTACCTGGTGCAGATCCACTACGTCAAGCCGGTCACGCTGGCGCCGACGCTGCTCAATGGCCTGGCCACGTACTTCAGCCTCGACAGCAAGCCGTTCGCCGACGCGAAGAACGCCGCCACGCTCGGCCCGTGGGTGGCAAGCCTTGATGGCGGCACGCTGGCTGCCGACAACTTCAGCGGCCAGTCGCTGCAGCTGGACTCGCGTGTCGACAGCTACAAGCTGGCTTACAACGCTGCCGATATCGCGCAAAGCCCGCAGTTCACCATCGGCTTCTGGTTCCGCACCGACTGCACCCAGGGCAACGGCACCGGCGAGCCCATCCTGTCCAACAAGAACTACATCTCGGGCGCCAACCCCGGCATTGCCGTCGCGCTGTTCGGCAGCTGCGAGATCCGCTTCAACCTTGGCAGCGGCAGCGGCAAGCGCGACGACATCAACGGCATGAAGGTGTCGGCCAACCAGTGGGCCTACCTGGCGCTGTCGGTCGATGCGGCAGCCAAACGCTTCAGCGCTTATGTCATCGATCCGGTGCTGGGCGTGCAGAAGACCGAGAACAAGGCAATCGCCAACACCGACGTGACCAAGCTGGCCGGGCTCGGCACCGGCTGGGGCGTGAACGACGATGCCACGCACAACTACGTGGGCAACAACCCCGGCGCGCTCAAGGGCGTGATGGGCTTCAACGACCTGGCGATGTGGACGCGAGTGCTGTCGCTGGACGAGTTGAAGACCGTCACCGGCGCACGCCAGCCGCTGTCCACGCTGAATCCATAA
- a CDS encoding GntR family transcriptional regulator translates to MQISATSGSDSPAPILPRLERQRLHDTVVAHLRTFIVEGTLEPGRKLNERELCETLGISRTPLREALKVLAAEGLIDISPNRGATVSRLSGAEIQDTFELMSGLEAFSGELACERITAVELAEIKALHYAMLACRANDDLPGYYRINHQIHDRINLAARNSALRQTYLSVNRRLQALRFRSNYQKPKWDSAIRDHEEMLQALEARDGKRLAAILRQHLLDKRDAVLLIQASDAGGMPQA, encoded by the coding sequence ATGCAAATTTCCGCCACTTCCGGCTCGGATTCGCCGGCCCCGATACTACCCAGGCTCGAACGGCAACGCTTGCACGACACCGTGGTGGCCCACCTGCGCACGTTCATTGTCGAGGGCACCCTGGAACCGGGCAGGAAGCTCAATGAGCGCGAACTGTGCGAGACCCTGGGCATCTCCCGCACGCCGCTGCGCGAGGCCCTGAAGGTGCTGGCGGCAGAGGGGCTGATCGATATCTCGCCCAACCGCGGGGCGACCGTATCGCGCCTGTCCGGCGCGGAGATCCAGGACACGTTTGAGCTGATGAGCGGGCTGGAAGCCTTTTCCGGCGAACTGGCCTGCGAACGCATCACGGCCGTCGAACTGGCCGAGATCAAGGCCCTGCACTATGCGATGCTGGCCTGCCGGGCAAATGACGACCTCCCCGGCTATTACCGCATCAATCACCAGATCCATGACCGCATCAACCTGGCGGCCCGCAATTCGGCGCTGCGCCAGACCTATCTGTCGGTGAACCGGCGGCTGCAGGCGCTGCGCTTCCGCTCCAACTATCAGAAGCCGAAGTGGGACAGCGCCATCCGCGACCACGAAGAGATGCTGCAGGCACTTGAAGCGCGCGATGGCAAGCGCCTTGCCGCCATCCTGCGCCAGCACCTGCTGGACAAGCGCGACGCGGTGCTGCTGATCCAGGCAAGCGATGCCGGCGGCATGCCGCAAGCATAG
- a CDS encoding pyridoxal-phosphate-dependent aminotransferase family protein: MLNLNFHPAGRHFLQIPGPSPVPDRILRAISYPTIDHRGPEFGALGLKVLDGIKKIFKTEQPVVIYPASGTGAWEAALSNTLSPGDTVLMFETGHFATLWKKMAENLGIRPEFLGLPGVEGWRHGVQADMIEARLRADSAHAIKAVCVVHNETSTGVTSDIAAVRRAIDAAGHPALLLVDTISGLASADYRHDEWGVDVTVSGSQKGLMLPPGISFNAVSPKAIAASRTARLPRSFWGWDEIIEMNRTGYWPYTPSTNLLYGLSEALDMILEEGLDNVFARHQRLAEACRRAVKAWGLEIQCADPAVYSPVLTGVMMPEGIDADVVRRNIYDRFNMSLGAGLGKVKGRMFRIGHLGDCNDLTLMATLAGCEMGLKISGVPLAGNGTVAAMDYLAAHATPLSLKAAA, from the coding sequence ATGCTGAATCTCAACTTCCATCCCGCCGGCCGCCACTTCCTGCAGATCCCCGGACCGAGCCCGGTTCCCGATCGCATCCTGCGCGCCATCAGCTATCCGACCATCGACCACCGCGGCCCTGAATTCGGCGCGCTGGGCCTCAAGGTGCTGGACGGCATCAAGAAGATCTTCAAGACTGAGCAGCCGGTGGTGATCTATCCGGCTTCGGGCACTGGCGCCTGGGAAGCGGCGCTGTCGAACACGCTGAGCCCCGGTGACACGGTGCTGATGTTCGAAACCGGCCACTTCGCCACGCTGTGGAAGAAGATGGCCGAGAACCTGGGAATCAGGCCCGAATTCCTCGGCCTGCCGGGCGTAGAGGGCTGGCGCCACGGGGTGCAGGCCGACATGATCGAGGCCCGCCTGCGTGCCGACAGCGCGCATGCGATCAAGGCGGTGTGCGTGGTGCACAACGAGACCTCGACCGGCGTGACCTCGGATATCGCCGCCGTGCGCCGCGCCATCGATGCGGCCGGACACCCGGCGCTGCTGCTGGTCGACACCATTTCCGGGCTGGCGTCCGCCGATTACCGGCATGACGAGTGGGGCGTGGACGTGACCGTGTCCGGCTCGCAGAAGGGCCTGATGCTGCCGCCTGGCATCAGCTTCAATGCGGTGTCGCCCAAGGCCATCGCAGCCTCCCGCACGGCCCGGCTGCCGCGCAGCTTCTGGGGCTGGGATGAAATCATCGAGATGAACCGGACCGGCTACTGGCCCTACACCCCCAGCACGAACCTGCTCTATGGCCTGTCCGAAGCCCTCGACATGATCCTTGAGGAAGGGCTGGACAACGTCTTCGCCCGCCACCAGCGCCTGGCCGAAGCCTGCCGCCGCGCGGTCAAGGCCTGGGGCCTGGAGATCCAGTGCGCGGACCCCGCCGTCTACAGCCCGGTGCTGACCGGCGTGATGATGCCCGAGGGGATCGACGCGGACGTGGTGCGCAGGAACATCTATGACCGCTTCAACATGTCGCTAGGCGCCGGCCTGGGCAAGGTCAAGGGCCGCATGTTCCGCATCGGCCATCTGGGCGACTGCAACGACCTCACGCTGATGGCCACGCTGGCCGGCTGCGAGATGGGCCTGAAGATCTCGGGCGTTCCGCTCGCGGGCAACGGCACCGTTGCCGCCATGGACTATCTCGCCGCGCACGCCACGCCGCTGTCGCTCAAGGCTGCCGCCTGA
- a CDS encoding MFS transporter, with amino-acid sequence MDTTLQAGTKIRTFEDATYRKVSWRLVPFLMVCFLIAYLDRVNVGFAKLQMSQQLGFSETVYGLGAGIFFIGYFLFEVPSNLALHKFGAKVWIGRIMITWGLLSACFAFVQTPTQFYTLRFLLGLAEAGFTPGIVYYLSCWYPSHRRAKIMAIYCMGSPLSGIIGNPLSGYLMGSMAGVAGLGGWQWMFFIEAVPAVLLGCFCFYYLDNSIAKAKWLTSAEKQVLELAKSEDVKAVDPQARVGKVFTDPRVWLISLICFCYVTGQYGITLWLPTFIRSTGVSDPLHIGLLSAIPYMAAIVAMYFFGRSADKHRERRWHLIIPCMMGAIGFLALPWVMHNTALSLVFLSIAAAGILTCTPLFWSLPTAFLSGAALATAIAMSNSIGNLAGFTSGYMIGYLRDVTQSGNSAYYMIAGTLMLGAFCIWTIPARLVNR; translated from the coding sequence GTGGATACAACCCTGCAGGCGGGAACAAAGATCAGGACGTTCGAGGATGCGACCTATCGCAAGGTGAGTTGGAGGCTGGTGCCATTCCTGATGGTCTGCTTCCTGATCGCTTATCTCGATCGTGTCAACGTAGGTTTTGCCAAGCTCCAGATGTCGCAGCAACTGGGCTTCAGCGAGACCGTCTACGGGCTGGGCGCCGGGATTTTCTTTATCGGCTACTTCCTGTTCGAGGTGCCGAGCAACCTGGCACTGCACAAGTTCGGCGCCAAGGTGTGGATCGGCCGGATCATGATCACGTGGGGGCTACTCTCCGCGTGCTTTGCGTTCGTGCAGACGCCAACCCAGTTCTACACGCTGCGCTTCCTGCTGGGGCTGGCCGAAGCCGGCTTCACGCCAGGCATCGTGTACTACCTGTCGTGCTGGTACCCGTCGCACCGGCGTGCCAAGATCATGGCCATCTACTGCATGGGTTCGCCGCTGTCCGGCATCATCGGCAATCCGCTGTCCGGCTACCTGATGGGCAGCATGGCCGGCGTGGCTGGCCTGGGCGGCTGGCAATGGATGTTCTTCATCGAGGCGGTGCCGGCGGTGCTGCTGGGGTGCTTCTGCTTCTACTACCTGGACAACTCCATTGCCAAGGCCAAATGGCTGACCAGCGCGGAGAAGCAGGTCCTTGAACTGGCCAAGTCGGAAGACGTCAAGGCGGTGGACCCGCAGGCACGCGTCGGCAAGGTGTTTACCGATCCGCGCGTCTGGCTGATCAGCCTGATCTGCTTCTGCTATGTCACGGGCCAGTACGGCATCACGCTCTGGCTGCCCACGTTCATCAGGTCGACCGGTGTCAGCGACCCGCTCCATATCGGCCTGCTGAGCGCGATCCCGTATATGGCGGCCATTGTCGCGATGTACTTCTTCGGTCGCAGCGCCGACAAGCACCGCGAGCGGCGCTGGCACCTGATCATCCCGTGCATGATGGGTGCGATCGGTTTCCTGGCGTTGCCCTGGGTTATGCACAACACCGCGCTGTCCCTGGTGTTCCTGTCGATCGCCGCAGCCGGCATCCTGACCTGCACGCCGCTGTTCTGGTCCCTGCCGACGGCTTTCCTCAGCGGCGCGGCGTTGGCCACGGCCATCGCCATGAGCAACTCGATCGGCAACCTTGCCGGCTTTACCAGCGGCTACATGATCGGCTACCTGCGCGACGTGACCCAGAGCGGCAACAGTGCTTACTACATGATTGCCGGGACGCTGATGCTGGGTGCGTTCTGCATCTGGACAATACCTGCCCGCCTGGTCAACCGATAG
- a CDS encoding amidase family protein, with protein sequence MTNSYQPVPDDPGHHAPFSVVEATVASAHAAMRDGRLTARQLASACLARISAYDQDGPALRSILQRNPQALEEAGHIDAMAGRNPSQVLAPLHGIPVLVKDNIECGGMETTAGAACLRGNLSTGDAFVIRRLREAGAVVLAKTNLHELASGGETVSTLSGQTLNPYDLTRTPGGSSGGTGAGIAASFGLLGIGTDGVNSIRSPASANNLVGLRPTMGLISRAGLVPCGLTQDTIGPITRTVADTALLLDVIAGYDPADPVTSQGASHIPASYAASLDRDGLRGARIGVLRHFFGDQEVHRPVNTVMQAALATIAAQGAELVTLDDAISPDELLASTLVHHYEMEHDLDAYLAGLPPGVPVRSMQDIIAAGSVHPSVAGTLATAAALSEREGEYRERLQRQQALRQRLQDLMARHRLDALAFPHQRRLVVPVGETQAERNGVLASATGFPAIVIPAGFSAPDGNAPQGVPVGLEFFGLPFTEPVLIRLAYAAEQALRARRPPHSTPALE encoded by the coding sequence ATGACAAACTCGTACCAACCGGTGCCGGACGACCCCGGCCATCACGCGCCGTTCAGCGTGGTGGAAGCCACCGTCGCCAGCGCGCATGCCGCGATGCGCGACGGCAGGCTGACGGCGCGCCAACTGGCCAGCGCATGCCTGGCGCGCATCTCGGCCTATGACCAGGACGGTCCCGCCCTGCGCAGCATCCTGCAGCGCAACCCGCAGGCGCTGGAAGAGGCCGGACACATCGACGCCATGGCCGGGCGCAACCCGTCGCAGGTGCTGGCGCCGCTGCATGGCATCCCGGTGCTAGTCAAGGACAACATCGAATGCGGCGGCATGGAAACCACCGCCGGCGCCGCCTGCCTGCGCGGCAACCTGTCCACCGGCGATGCCTTCGTGATCCGCCGGCTGCGCGAGGCGGGTGCCGTCGTCCTGGCCAAGACCAACCTGCACGAGCTTGCCTCCGGCGGCGAGACCGTTAGCACCCTGTCTGGCCAGACCCTCAATCCCTATGACCTGACCCGCACGCCCGGCGGTTCCAGCGGCGGGACCGGCGCCGGCATTGCCGCCAGCTTCGGCCTGCTTGGCATCGGCACCGACGGGGTCAATTCGATCCGCTCGCCGGCCTCGGCCAACAACCTGGTCGGCCTGCGCCCGACCATGGGCCTGATCAGCCGGGCCGGGCTGGTCCCTTGCGGGCTGACGCAGGACACCATCGGCCCGATCACCCGCACCGTCGCCGATACGGCGCTGCTGCTCGATGTCATCGCCGGCTATGACCCGGCCGACCCGGTCACCAGCCAGGGCGCGTCCCACATCCCGGCGAGCTATGCCGCCAGCCTTGACCGCGACGGACTCAGGGGCGCGCGCATCGGCGTGCTGCGCCATTTCTTCGGCGACCAGGAGGTGCACCGTCCCGTCAACACCGTGATGCAGGCAGCGCTGGCCACCATCGCAGCACAAGGCGCCGAGCTGGTCACCCTTGACGACGCCATCAGCCCGGATGAGCTGCTGGCGTCCACGCTTGTGCACCACTACGAGATGGAGCACGATCTCGACGCCTACCTGGCGGGGCTGCCCCCCGGCGTCCCGGTGCGATCGATGCAGGACATCATCGCTGCCGGTTCTGTCCATCCAAGCGTGGCGGGAACCCTCGCCACCGCAGCGGCGCTGAGCGAGCGGGAAGGAGAGTACCGCGAACGCCTGCAGCGCCAGCAGGCATTGCGCCAGCGGCTGCAGGACCTGATGGCGCGGCATCGGCTTGACGCGCTGGCATTTCCGCACCAGCGGCGCCTGGTGGTGCCGGTGGGCGAGACCCAGGCAGAGCGCAACGGCGTGCTCGCGTCGGCCACCGGATTTCCGGCCATCGTGATTCCGGCCGGATTTTCGGCGCCGGACGGCAATGCCCCCCAGGGCGTGCCGGTCGGGCTGGAGTTCTTTGGCTTGCCCTTCACCGAACCCGTGTTGATACGGCTGGCCTATGCGGCCGAGCAGGCCTTGCGCGCGCGCCGGCCGCCGCACTCGACGCCCGCGCTGGAATAG
- a CDS encoding MFS transporter — MGAETVVQSPNSPQQHELDRAMDGIGVTASHKKIIFMIMLGVMFDVFEQNAVGLIGPMLREQWGISVAEIGFLNTLTFSAAALGRIGSGYIADRYGRRTMLSANLLLFTLGAIICALAPNYGVLAAGRFIVGIGLGGEISIAVTMLAELCSTRFRGTAVGLVSVGSGGLGNMLAPAFGLAVFAMFPGPDSWRWLFACLVLPAFFVVFYRRFIPETPRFLLSKGRVDEANRVLSVLASGRLGKLDGEPTPYIKAAIQDEAPRTRVRLSDIFKGRLGRRTIALGIAVSMTYGAQISVLTLMPTILMSQGYTISKSFLFTMVMQSGSLFGALAASYCGYHFPRKRVLTIGAGLACAAGLCFGFLTYNVGLVLLFGAAFTFCVVLLNTSIWIFAPEQYPTHVRAFGTSLILALGTLAGALTPLISGRVFQTYGVGGMFSMLAAMYAVFALAVQFAPETFGRAMGETAADDENGPAVSGTAPSASGS, encoded by the coding sequence ATGGGCGCAGAAACTGTAGTTCAATCGCCGAATTCCCCACAGCAGCATGAGCTCGACCGGGCCATGGATGGCATCGGGGTGACGGCGTCGCACAAGAAGATCATCTTCATGATCATGCTCGGGGTGATGTTCGATGTCTTCGAGCAGAACGCCGTCGGCCTGATCGGCCCCATGCTGCGCGAGCAGTGGGGCATCTCGGTGGCGGAGATCGGCTTTCTCAATACGCTGACCTTCAGTGCCGCCGCGCTGGGACGCATCGGCTCCGGCTATATCGCGGACCGCTACGGCAGGCGCACGATGCTGAGCGCCAACCTGCTGCTGTTCACGCTGGGCGCCATCATCTGCGCGCTGGCGCCGAACTATGGCGTGCTGGCGGCGGGCCGCTTTATCGTCGGCATCGGCCTGGGCGGGGAGATCTCGATCGCCGTGACCATGCTGGCCGAGCTGTGCTCGACGCGCTTCCGCGGTACCGCGGTGGGCCTGGTCAGCGTGGGCAGCGGCGGCCTGGGCAATATGCTGGCGCCGGCCTTCGGCCTGGCTGTATTCGCCATGTTCCCGGGTCCGGACAGCTGGCGCTGGCTGTTTGCCTGCCTGGTGCTGCCGGCATTCTTCGTCGTGTTCTACCGGCGCTTTATTCCGGAGACGCCGCGCTTCCTGCTGTCCAAGGGGCGCGTGGACGAGGCCAACCGGGTGCTGTCGGTGCTCGCATCCGGCCGCCTGGGCAAGCTCGACGGCGAGCCGACGCCCTATATCAAGGCCGCGATCCAGGACGAGGCGCCGCGCACCAGGGTGCGCCTGAGCGACATCTTCAAGGGCCGCCTGGGACGGCGCACGATCGCGCTGGGGATTGCGGTGTCCATGACGTACGGCGCGCAGATCTCGGTGCTGACGCTGATGCCGACCATCCTGATGTCGCAGGGCTACACCATCTCCAAGAGCTTTCTCTTCACCATGGTGATGCAGAGCGGCAGCCTGTTCGGCGCGCTCGCGGCGTCGTACTGCGGCTATCACTTCCCGCGCAAGCGGGTGCTGACGATAGGCGCGGGGCTGGCCTGCGCGGCCGGGTTGTGCTTCGGCTTCCTGACGTATAACGTGGGCTTGGTGCTTCTGTTTGGCGCCGCCTTCACGTTCTGCGTGGTGTTGCTGAACACGTCGATCTGGATCTTCGCGCCGGAGCAGTATCCCACCCACGTGCGCGCGTTCGGCACCTCGCTGATCCTGGCGCTCGGCACCCTGGCCGGCGCGCTGACGCCGCTGATCAGCGGGCGCGTGTTCCAAACCTACGGCGTTGGCGGCATGTTCAGCATGCTCGCGGCGATGTACGCAGTGTTTGCGCTGGCCGTGCAGTTCGCGCCGGAAACCTTCGGCCGCGCCATGGGCGAGACCGCCGCCGACGACGAAAACGGGCCTGCCGTCAGTGGCACCGCGCCCAGCGCCAGCGGTTCCTGA